A single Candidatus Omnitrophota bacterium DNA region contains:
- a CDS encoding adenylosuccinate synthetase produces the protein MNIILVGAQWGDEGKGKVIDILSQKVDYIARYQGGSNAGHTVVVKGNEYIFHLIPSGILHKGKICCIGNGVVVDPEMLDKEIKSLSQWGINIDGRLKISPLAHVILPYHR, from the coding sequence ATGAATATAATTTTAGTTGGCGCACAGTGGGGAGATGAAGGCAAGGGTAAGGTAATAGATATACTATCGCAAAAAGTTGATTATATTGCACGCTACCAGGGCGGGAGTAATGCGGGGCATACAGTTGTAGTCAAGGGCAATGAGTATATATTTCATCTTATCCCCTCGGGAATATTACATAAAGGAAAGATTTGCTGTATTGGAAACGGCGTGGTAGTTGACCCTGAGATGCTTGATAAAGAGATTAAAAGCTTAAGCCAATGGGGGATTAATATTGACGGCCGGCTTAAAATTTCTCCTTTAGCGCATGTGATACTGCCGTATCATCG